The stretch of DNA ACCAAAATCGGCGCGTCTGTTTTGGGGTTATCGGCTTTGTAAATATCAAGCGACTGCCGGGGCAATGCGCCGTAAGAGACGTCCGAAGCTTTTGTAAAGCTACTAGACGGGGTGATCGCATTTAAAAGGTTTACGGGCGCACAGGCCCCAAGCGCCAGCCCCGCACAGGCACTCAGGAGCAGTGTTTTAGATAAGTTTTTATAATGTTTCATATTCACCCTACGCATAGCCCCGCATATTTGTTTCCAACCTAGCCCAAATAATGGTGCGCGCCAATCACGGTTTCGCGATGCGGTGAAAGACGGACACGCGGTCTTATAACACACAATACTACGGCTTCGGCTTGATTATCACGGCGCGCTCGTTAAACCTAAAGGTGAGTTATACGACAGGGTCCCTATAATGAAGACAGTCTTTCGCGCGATTTTTATTCTCATTGTCTGGATAATCGCGGCCCCCATAGTGGCGGCGCAAACTTTGCCAGACGTTGATGACCTTTTGGGGCGCGCGGGATACGGCTCATTTGATTTATCACCCACGGGTGACTTTCTGGTCATTGCCGATCAACGCAAGAAAAACACGCATAAACTCTTGATTATGGACATGAATAACCGCGCTAATGTCAAAGCCCTTGGCGTTGGCGACGGACGCCTAAATTGGGCGCGGTGGGCCACGGATGATCGTTTGATTGTCTCTCTGACCATTACTCAAATGGTGAAACTACCGTCAAGCGGTGGGCCGCCGCGCCTCATTCCTGGACGCATTTATACACGGCTTCTGAGCATGAATAAGGACGGCTGCGACGTGGTCGGCCTATTCAAAGACGCAGACGCGGACATACGTGAAAGCCGTAATCTCGCGACCCTCACCTCTATTTTGCCGGGTGACCCTGACCATGTCCTCATCCCCGTCGATACGGGCGTCTCCACCCTTTACCGCGTCAATATTAATGACGGCAGCGCAACCCCCGTGGAAGAGGGCAAAGAGAACACATTCGCCTGGTCCGTAGACAGCCAAGGCCGTCCAATCGCGCGCTATGACTATACGATGGGCGGGACTTACGTCGCCGTTTACGGCCGCTTAGATAACGGAAAATGGCGGCATATGGGCAGTGTCAAAACGAGGGATTTGAACACCTTTCGCGTCATTGCGGGCACAGACCAACCCGGTGTCCTGCTGGTTTCTGCAACACCGGACGGCACAGATAAGGCGGGTGTTTATCGTTATAATATGAAAAGAAAATCCTATGACGCCGCACTGTCAGTCAATGCCAAAGTCGACCTTTACGGGACGCTCCTCGATAACGCTGGACGCTATATTGCCGCAACATATTTTGATGACCGCTTGCGTTATGATTTTGTCGACCCCGCCATGGACGTTCATTTTTCCGCCGTCGATAAACATTTCGGCGGACGATATACTGTCCGTATTGAATCAATCAGCGAGAGCGGAAAGCGTTGGTTACTTCATGTCCAAAGCCCGCAAGAACCGGGTGCCTATTATGATTACGAGCTAATCACCGGGCGCGTGGAATTTATCACAGATACCCATCCCCGCCTTGACCGCAAAGCCTTGGGCAAATCCGAGGCCGTGTCATATGCCGCGCGGGACGGGCTCTCTATCCATGGATATTTGCACAATCCGCCAACGGGTTTTGGGGCCAATCCACCGCTTGTTGTGCTGCCACACGGCGGGCCAGAAGCGCGTGATTATTTTGATTACGACCCTATTGTTGCCTTCCTTACCTCGCGCGGATACCGTGTGTTTCAACCCAATTTCCGCGGATCTTCTGGTTACGGCAAAGCCTTTGTGGAAGCGGGTTACCGGGAATGGGGCGCGGCCATGCAGGACGACATCACCGACGGGGTCGAGCATTTAATTAAGGCGGGCAAAGCGACGCGCGGCAACATCTGTATCATTGGGGCGAGCTACGGCGGATACGCCGCATTAATGGGCGCGATAAGAACGCCGCAATTATTTAATTGCGCCGCATCGATTAACGGCGTCACGGATTTAATTGACATTATGGACTATGACGCCGAAAAATTTGGCAAAAAATCATATGCTTATAAAGATATACTCAAAAAGCTCGGCAAGCCAACATCGAACAAAAAAGAGCTCCAAGCCCGCTCCCCGCTCTACCGCGCGGAGGAGATTAAAATCCCGCTGCTGCTTATCCACGGTGAACGGGATAGTGTTGTTCCCATCGACCAAAGCGATGACCTCGCCACCGCCATGAAGGCCGCAGGCGGCGATGTCACCTATGTCAAAATGCCGAGCCTCACCCATAACCTGCTGCTGACCTTCTACCACAAAGACCTCACACGCGACCAATATTACGCAGGCTATGAAGCCCTGTTCGAAACCCTAGACACCTTTTTGAGTGAGCATTTGCGGCGGTGATAGCGGGGCGCTTTACCCCGCGCACAACGCGTGATAGCAAAGTGGCATGAAGGCGCTGGGAAAATCAACAACATCGGCACTTGGTTTTGCTGTTGACGGCGTCGGACTGGCCGCAGCAGGCGGCACATTGTGTTCAATGACGGCAGGGATTGCTTTCCTCGCAAGCGGCGGCATTTTGGCGGCTAGCGTCATCGGCGCGCGGCGTGATAAATTTGATAAAGCCCTGAAAAAAGCCCGCAAAGAAATGGAGCGGGAGCTTCGCCTTGATGCGCGGTTTAAAGACGGCGACCAAAAGCGCATAACGGCTGTGATGGACGCGCTGCCCAATGCCATCGGCGCGGCGCAGCTAACCCCGCAAGAGATTGTTGAACATGCCTATGACGCGGCAGCGATAGCAAATACCGTCAACGAACGGCTTGCGAATGCCGACGGCATATTCCGTCATGACAATGACGCCCGCGATATGGCGCGCGTGTTAATTATGGCCGCCTTTAACGCGGTGCTAAGAGAAACCGATTTCCAAACCGATATTACCTATTATGACCGCGCGGCGGTGCAGGCTAAGCTGAACGCCTTGCTGGACGGGCAAGCCGATTTGAAATCCGATGTTGGCGCGGTCAAAGATGACACCAGCGAAATCCTAGCCCTACTCCGCGCGCAGCAAGACACGACAGGCGTCCCAGAAAAACCGCTGCGCAAAATTATAGAAAAACTCGGCGCAGAAGAAGGCCTCCAAGGGCCAGAGATCTTGCAATGGCTCGATGGTTGGGTGGATGATTACCGCGCGATGATGGGGCGAGGCGTGAACGAAGACGCGGCCTTTCAAGCCGCCGTCAGGCGCGCGGAAGCCCGCTTTAATGACGGTGACTTCGCTGGCGCGTCCCAAGCCATGATGGATGAACTTAAAGCGGAAAAAGCAGAGGAAGCCCGCCGGCAAGATGAGCGCACGCGCCGCCGCATTGCCGCGCTAGAACGTGCCATCAGCTATGACAAACTCGCCTTTGACGGCGACGCTGCGGCGGATAAATATGTGCAGATAGGCGAGGAGATGGGATTAAGCGGGGATGGTTTGACAGCTTTCCTCACGTTAAAAAAAGACCAATATTACAAAGGCGGCAATGAAAAAGGTGACAATCTTGATCTGCTTATCTGTATCGCGCTGAACCGTGAATTAATTGACCTATCCCCGCGAGAGGTCAATGCCGATGAATGGGCGGGGCATCAAAATAATCTTGGTAATGCGCTCGCGGCATTAGGGGAACGCGAAAGCCATCCCAAGAAACTCAACGACGCCGTCACGGCCTTTCGCATGGCGCTGACGGAACGCACGCAAAAGCGTGTCCCGTTAGACTGGGCCGCATCGAAGAATAATTTGGGGGCTGCCCTGCAAATCCTTGGAGCGCGTGCAGGCGATGAGGCCGCTTTGAACGATGCAGTCACTGCCTTTCGCTTGGCGCTGACGGAATACACGCAAAAGCGTGTCCCGCTGCAATGGGCCATGACGCAGAATAATTTGGGCAACGCCCTGCGCGCCCTAGGGGAGCTTACAGGGGATTACGTTACGTTGAACGATGCCGTCACCGCCTATCGCGCGGCGCTGACGGAATACACGCAAAAGTATGCCCCGCTAGATTGGGCTATGACGCAGAATAATTTAGGGACTGCACTTGGCAGCCTTGGCGTGCGTGCAGGCGATGAGGCCGCGTTGAGCCACGCTGTTACCGCTTTTCACGCTACGCTGACGGAATACAAACGAGAACGGGTCCCGCTGCAATGGGCCATGACGCAGATTAATTTGGGCAACGCTTTTAATTTTTTAGCCGAATTATCCCGCGACAGAACACAATGTGAAACCGCATTGACCCATTACAATGATGCGCTGGGCGTGTATCAAACGGCAAAGGCGGATCATTACATCGCCCTTGTCAGTCGTAACATCACCCGCGCCGAAGCCCTTCTCGCCGCGCTTTGCGCTCCGCCACAAACTTAGCCCTCCCCCTGCCTGCGAATCCGCGCTACACCCCTCCCATGACCCACGCTTCTATCACCGCCCTCACCCTGCATCATTATCCCCTTTCCCGCTCTGTGCGGGTGAAGTGGTTGTTGCATGAAATTTTGTCCACAGAGGATGGGGGTGACGGATTTGCGACTGTGCGTGTGCCCCTGATGCAGGGCGGGCAGTTTGCGGATGATTTTATCAAAAAGAACCCCAATCACGGTGTGCCAGTGCTGGACGTGACTTACGCGGACGAGACAACGCAGAGCATTTATGAGAGCGGGGCGATTATGATTTGGCTGGCGGATGCTTACGCAGATCACGGCTTGGCCCCTGCCGTGACTGATCTGCGCGCGCGGGCGGATTATCTACAGATGATACAGCTTGGTGCGAGTTGGATGGATATGATGCTCTGGCAAATTCGCCTGAATGAAGACCTCCTGCCGCGCGGCGTGCGCTCTGAGGCGCTGGCGCAGTTTAACCGTGATAAGATCAAAAACGAAATCGAGCCACAACTTGCCGCGCGGCTGTCCGCCCATGCCTATATTTGCGGCGAGCAATTCACGGCGGCCGATTGTATGACGGGGCATAATGTCGGCTGGGCACGGGCCTACGGCCTCTGCCAAGGCGATGTGTTCACCCAGTACCGCTCCCGCCTGTCCAAGCGCGACGCCTTTGTCAAAGCCTATGCCGACGGCGATAGTTTCGGGACATGATGCGTCTCGGTAACAGCGATTTACGCGTCGGCCCTGTGGCTTACGGCTGTTGGCGGTTCACGCAAAGCACAACCGCGCAGGCCGACCGCAAAATCCGCACCGCGATTGATAACGGCCTGACCCTGATTGATACCGCCGATATTTACGGCATAGGCGAAGTTTCGCCCGGCGGGCATGACGGTTTTGGCGCGGCGGAAGCTGTGCTGGGTGATGTGCTGGCGGGCTCGCCCGATTTACGCGCGCAAATGGTGCTGGCGACCAAAGGCGGCATTGATGCCGTACGCCCCTATGACAGCACATATGATTACCTGACCGCCGCGATTGACGCCTCGCTCACCCGGCTTCAAACCGACTATGTCGATCTCTATCAAATTCACCGTCCAGACCTGACCACCCCAATGGCCGAGACCGCGCGGGCGCTGAACGATATGGTACAAGCGGGAAAGGTGCGTTATGTCGGCGTGTCCAATTTCACCCCCGCCCAAACCCGGGCGTTGTCCGCCCATTTGGACGCGCCCTTGATGACCACGCAGCCTGAATTTTCGGCCATGCACCAAGACCCCATCACCGACGGCACGTTGGATTTGTGCATGGAGATGGGTATGAGCGCGCTGGCGTGGTCACCGCTTGCGGGCGGTGCGCTGGCCACGGGCAAAGGGGCCAATGTGGATGTCATAACTGTAATTGACCGCATTGCAGCGCGCGAAAACACAGACCGCAGCACAGTCGCGCTAGCCTTTACCATGGGGCACGGGGCGGATGTTATCCCCATTATCGGCACGCAAAATTTAGACCGTATCAAACAGGCGGCCAAAGCCAGCACCATGCCCCTATCGGCGCGCGACTGGTACGATATTGTCGAAGCATACCGCGGCGAAGGGATGCCTTAGCCATGCGCAAGCTTTGGATAATTACAGCCATATTTGGCGCGCTAACCGCCGCACTTGCCGCGATTATATTTCCGCAATTCCCGACGGATGGTTATGCAATATCCGACGGTTACGGCGGGGCAGTTTATGCTTTTGAAATGGCGCGCACGCCCGCCGACCTTATCGCCGTTTTCGGACCAGAGGGTGATCCCGCGCGCCCTGCACGGATTGCCGCGATGGATAAAGGCAATATCTGGGACTACGGTTTTATGCCCGCCTATGCGGGTTTTATGGCGCTGTTTTTGTGGGCGGCCTTTAAGACAACAGGACGTAAAATTTGGGTTATATTCGCCGCGTTAGGTTTATTGTCGGCTGTCGCCGACGGCATTGAAAATGCCGTTCTGCTGGGCATTACCTCTGACATGGCGAATGCACCATTTTTATCGGTCTTGGCGGTGCCTGTCTGGATTAAGTTTTTCTCTATCGCCTTAGCGGTCGCAGCAGCAGGCCTTTATATCGCGCGTCACGGAGCTGTCTGGAAAGTCGTCGGTTGGCTTTGCGCACTGTCCATGATGGGTGTGTTGCTGGCCTTTTATGACGCGTCACGGTTCGGGGCGCTGTCTGGCACTATGATTGGCTTTGGCTGGATTGTGATGCTCGGCTTTGCGCTACGGCAATCATTGGCGCGGGACAGGGCCGCTGCCTAGTTTTCACTTTACGCATTTTTCGCCCGCTGATAGTCATAATCTATGAGGGCTTTTTCATCAAATATGGGGGCGGGGGTGACGTCGGCTTTGGGCTTTGCCGTTGACGCGGTGGGTTTGGCGGCGGCGGGCGGCGCGCTGTGTTCAATGGGCAGTGTGATCGCGGTTGGCCTTGGCGGCGCGATGCTCGCCGGGCAAGTCGCCAAAGGCCGAGAGGCAGATTTTGAAACCCAGCTGAAAAAGGCGCGCAAACGGCTGGAGGACGCTTTGCGCCTTAATGCGCGGTTTAGCGGCCTTAACCAAGATGCGCTCAGCGGTATGTTTGAAACCCTGCCCGGGGCCGTCACCGCCCTTGCCTTAACGCCGCAGGATTTCATCAATTGGAATTTAGATGCGAGCCGCATTGCGCGCGAAATCGCTGGTAAGCTGGCGGTAAGCTCGCCCTATTTCGCGCAAAACTCAGACGCGCTGGACGCGGCGCAGACTTTGTTGCGCGAGGCTTTCGGCGCAGTCATAGAGACCGAAAGCTTTACGACTGACACGACCCATCTATACCGCAAGGCGGTGCTAGAGCGCCTCGATACCATATCAGAGACGCAAGCCAGCTCTGATGCCAAGTTGGATGAGGTTCTGGCCTTGATGAAGGGCCGCATTAATACCGACGGTGTCTCGACTGTTGCCTTGCAAAAAATCATCGAAAAGCTCGGCGCTGATGAAGGGCTAGACCCGCCCGAAATGCTCAGCTGGCTAGAAAGCTGGGTCGAGGATTACCGCGCCATGACTACACGCGGCGTCAATGAAGACGCGGCGTTTCGTGACGCGCTAGAGCGTGCCAAACAGCGCTTTGATCTGGGCGATATGAACGCCTCCCAAGCGCTAATGGACGAGCTCGCGCGCGAAGAAGAAGACGAAAAACGCAGGGTCGAGGAACGAAAACGCCGCCGCATTAGCCTTCTCGAAGAAGCGATACGGCTAGATAAGCTAGCGCTAAACGCCGATGCCGCAGTGCAAAAATACGTGATGATCGCAAAGGAACAGGGGCTTGATGGCCGATCCAGTTGGATATTTCTGCGCGATGCTGCCGAAGTACATGAATTAGAAGGAGATAATCTTGATAATGCTGGGTACAATATCGCAATCGGCCTCATAGAGCACATAATAGAACAACATAGCAGCGAAGAATACTTAGAGTTTTGGGGTTATATGCAAGTTCGGCTCGGCGATCAGCTAAGTAAATTAGGGCAGCGCGAAGGCAATTTTGATCGGATTATCGCGGCAAAAGAAGGCCTTGAACTGGCCTTGAGCAAAGTAAGACATGCAGCATATCCTGATGCACATGAAGAATTGCGCCGCCAGCTTGATTTAACAAATGCATTTATTGCCAGACGAACCGATGACGAGACCCTAACGCGTGAGTTATTAGAGGGTTTCAGAGACACCTTATCAAATGCGCGAGCAGACATATCCGAAATAGAAATTTGCCTTCATGAATATAATATATCCAATGCACTAAATGACCTCTACCGCATCACGAAAGATGAAACACACGGCCTAGAAGCAATGGAGATGATTGACAGTGTCCTTAATCGATTATCAAATTCCGAAATTGATGAGGATAACTCACAAACGCCATTAGAATATCTGATTGCACTCGCAAAGCGTTCAAAAGCTCACATAATTCAGCAGATCAAATATTTCTGGCGCCAGGACGCAGACAGCGACGATGCAGCAAAAAACAAACAGCACATCAAAAATATACAAGAGGCCGTAGATCTCTTAGAAGACGCTATTCCACACTTCGAAACCTACAGCGATCTTGAAGATCGTCTCCGCATAAAGCGAGACCTCGCGAGTTATCTTCACTTGTTGGATGTGGCTCAAATGCCGCGAGGCTCCATTGCGGGTGATTTGGAAGGCACCGATCCAAAAAACGCGTTTCGTTCCATTGAACTCTATGAAGATATTTTACATCATGTAAAACGCGAGACCGCACCCATACTTTGGGCGGATACCCAGCAAGTACTCGGATCCGTTTATATGGTTTTGGGGTATATTATTCCAGGCAAGGGCTATCACGACATCATGGAAAAATGTTTCGAAAATGCCCGCGAAGTTTACATCGAAACAGGGCAACCCGAACGCGCGGCCGATTTAGATTTTGAAGCCGCAGCAGAGGTTATAGTCTAGTTGATCTACGATTGTGCCCCTGTTAATTTCTGCCCGCAAAATCATCCGCGCTGTGGCGTTCCTTAATCCCTTTGTCATCCCATGTGCGGTTGACAAGCTGCCCGCGTTTCACCGCGGGGCGAGCCGCTAGTTGTTTCGCCCAACGCAGCACATGGGTGTAGCTTTCTACATCCAGGAACTCTTTGCTGTCATATAAAAGACCGCGCGCGAGGCCGCCGTACCACGGGTAAATTGCGAAATCGGCGATGGTCAAATCTTTGCCCGCGATAAATTCATTGTCCGCTAATCGTTTATCAAGCACATCCATTTCGCGTTTCACTTCCATTGCAAAACGGTTGATGGCATATTCAATCTTCATCGGCGCATAGGCATAAAAATGGCCAAAGCCGCCGCCGAGGTATGGCGCGCTACCCATTTGCCACATCAACCATGACATCGTTTCGGCCCGAGCAGACGGCTCGGTCGGCAAAAACGCGCCAAACTTCTCGGCCAGATAAAACAGGATCGAGCCGCTCTCAAACACACGCTGCGGGCCACCCTCGACCGAGTGGTCCATTAGCGCTGGAATTTTAGAATTAGGATTGGCCCCAACAAAGCCGCTACTAAATTGGTCGCCGTCCATAATGTTTATCAGCCATGCGTCATAGTCTGCGCCCGTGTGGCCCGCCTCTAGCAATTCTTCGAGCATCACCGTGACCTTCACCCCATTGGGCGTGCCGAGCGAGTAAAGCTGCAAAGGGTGTTTACCAACCGGCAAATCCTTCTCATGCGTCGCGCCAGAAATAGGTCGGTTAATATTGGCAAAACGGTTCCCGTCCCCGCCCTGCTCCCACGTCCAAACCTTGGGCGGTGTGTAATCGGATAGGGTTTGTGCGTTGGTCTTGGCTTTGGTCATGAGTGGAGCTCCTTGTACACCTAACATAGAGAGCAACACACAAAACGCTAGGACACGATTGCGTGAAACCCTAGAAAAATATATGATTGGATTGCGCTGAGAATATTCTTTTACTTGCCTTCATAGATTGATACAGTTTGAATATGAAACTCAAGGTTTTTAACTTCGCTATCATTTTTTTGTTGAGTATTGTTCTCTGGGTAGTGGGCCCGCAACCGCTGTTTGCTCAACAAACCCTTTACCCCAGTCATTTCGTTGTTGGTAATCCTTATTCGAATTTTGACCTTTCACCCGATGGCAGGAAAGTCGTCATCACGGATAACTCACTTCGTCAAACGCGCGTCCTAATAAAGTCAGTAGACCCAAACACCGCTGACAGGTTTTTAGATATAAATGACGCAAGACCTCTTGCGGCACAATGGGCCACAAATGAGCGATTGATTGTTCCCGTTATGACCGTGACGGATATGAAGCTGCCAAAAGGCATCTACGCCGTTCATGACAATAAGCGCGATAAATATTTGCGCAATATAGTCACCGCCCGAATGCCGGCCATTGATGAAGATGGTAGCAACCCTGTGATGATGTTTGAAAAAACCAGTAAAGCATTACAGTTAAATATAAATTTGGCCCAACTTGTCAGCCCTCTCATAAAAGACCCTGATCACATCATTATGTCCGCATTTGACAAGACCTTGGGTGTTTACAAAGTAAATATTCAAACTGGGAAAGCTAAACGATTAAGCGCGGGACGAAGCGATACGCGCGCATGGCACGTTAACCCGGACGGCATACCAAACATGCGCATAGATGCCCGCGATGATTTTCGCAAAGCACGTGTATATGCGCGCCTCGATGGGACGAAACGGTGGAAGAAAATCAAAACAATTGAACACCAAGATATCAGGGGCATCATACCTTTACCGGCAATGGATGACCCAAATGCGTTTTACATCGCAGCACGACCAGACGGTCAAGACCGCACTGGTATATACCACTACTACCCAGATAACGGTCGCTTTGGGGACCCGGTCTTTACCCATCCGAATTATGATTTAGATAGCCCTGTATTTTCTGCAAGCGGAGATTATATGGGCGCACGCTATATTGAGAATCGTAAAATTTACGATTCTCAAAACGATGTTCACACACAGGCAATGGCGCGTTTACGGCTAGAATTGCGTGATGATATTAGCGTCGATATATTGGACACAAGTGATGATATGTCCGTTTGGCTCATCTCATTGAGTGGACCAACAGAACCTGGTCGTGTCGCAATTTTCAACATAAAGACAGCCGCACTTACAACTATCCATATAATAAATTCAAAGTTGAAACCAAAAGACCTTACAGTTCCAAAACCCGTAAATTTTACCGCACGGGACGGAACACCCCTGTCAGGATATTTAACCCGTAAAAACGGCGTTGCGGCATCGGCACCTTTAATCGTGATGCCACACGGAGGACCAGAATCACGTGACTATTGGTCATATGACTTGATCGCACAATATTTTGTGTCGCAGGGCTATCAAATATTTCAACCGAACTTTCGGGGATCATCTGGTTTTGGAGAAGCTTTTGTGAAAGCTGGCCACCGTGAATGGGGCGGCCTTATGCAGGACGATATTACAGACGGCGTTCAACACCTGATCGCGACAGGACAAGCTAATCAAGGCAATATTTGTATCGCAGGGTCCAGTTACGGTGGATATGCGGCGCTTATGGGAGCTGTCAAAACACCCGCTCTTTATAATTGTGCGGTAGCCATCAATGCGCCATCTGATTTTGGCCGCTATGATTGACTATGAAGAGGATAAAAGCGGTAAAGGCTCATGGCTGTATGACTACCGTATTAAAACGCTTGGTGATCCGAAGAAAGACAAAGATCTTTTAAAACAAAGCTCAGCTCTCAATAATGTAGATAAAATTGATATCCCAATTCTGTTGATACACGGCGTAGGGGACAAAATTATTCCCGTATCACAAAGCCGAACGCTGTCCAAAGCGATGAAGGATAATGGGGTAAAAACTGAATATATGGAATTGCCTTTTATTGGTCATAACCTTGTGGGCGGCGCAGCAGTCATCCACGAAATGAAAGGCAAAGACTTCAATAATTTGAAACTTGGTTATGAAAACACAATATTAAAAATGCGCGAATTTTTTGAAGATAATCTTGAGGTTCCCTAGGACGGCTTTTTACCTTTATTAAATGCACTAGCAAAAAGCTTCATGCCAATACCAAACAGAACCCCGGCCGCAGCGCCAGCGACGACACCTTTGACAATTGTGCCTAAGCTGGGCCCATTTTCCATGCTGAAAATAACAATATAGAACACGCCCATTAACAGTCCAAAGTTCATACCCATTTTTACAAAGCTGTTCCGTATGACCCCCTCGATTGCCGCCGCATTTTTTGCATCACGCAGTTTGGCTAGCGATCTTTGCTTCACACGCTCACCGTAAATCATCTGGACCGGTTTCCAGAGCGGGACTGTAATCGCCAATATGATAATTGAGAAAATATTGAGCAGTTGAGGAATTTTCGCCTCGCATGTTGGGCAGAAAATGCCGTTATAATGACCAAACATTGCTTTTCCAGACCAGAGCGTTCCAGGGTGAAGGCTTTCACACACCTTACATTCAATAAGGCTGCTTTCGGGATCAGGCAGCCCTCCGGATATCACAAGGGTCTGTTTGGGAATGCGTTGCCCTAATATGAGTTCATTAATGACCAGCCCTGGATTTAAAATCCAATGAATGAGAAGCGGATGGGGTAGTTTCCAAACCTTATATTCAATGCCGTCGATAATTTTCTTCATCAAATCGTTCCAGTGACCAAATCCGAAAACCTTTATGGGGTATTCTGTAAATTTAGGGTTTAGGGTTTATTTGTCAATCTTACACGTGATGGGTTTGAAACCAAAAAAACCGCCCGCCAAATCAATGACGAGCGGTTTTGAAACTCAACTGTAACCTATCGTTTTACTTGCTATCAAGCTCGACGCTGATGGGGTACGGAATTGTGATACCGCCTTTATCAAAGGCTTCCTTCACTGATTTATTGAGGTCGAACATGACGTCCCAATAATCAGCTGAGTCTGTCCAGACGCGGCTTTGGATATTCACCGAGCTGTCGCCCAATCCAACGACCTTGGCCCATGGGGCGGGTTCGCTATGGACTTTGGGGTGGGCAGCGGCGGTTTTCGTGATGATTTTCATCGCCTTGTTAATGTCGTCCTCATAATCAATGCCAAAGTCATTATCGACGCGGCGTGTGCCCTTAGACGTCAGGTTTTGAATGGTTGACCCCCAGACTTCGCCGTTACCAATGATGACTTGAATATTGTCAACTGTGGTCATTTCAGTTGTGAAAATACTAATCTCGCTGACCACACCTTCTTCGCCGGCAACACGGACAAAATCGCCCACATTAAACGGACGGAACAGCATGAGCATCGCACCCGCCGCAATATTGGACAGTGTCCCCTGTAGCGCTAGGCCAATAGCCAGACCCGCCGCACCCAGAATAGCCACGAGGCCCGCAACCTGCACACCCACTTGGCTGACCGCTGCGATAACGACCATCGCCATAACGGCGTAACGCACAAGCGAGCCTAAAAACTTGCCGAGTGTTTCGTCAACATTGGGGGCTTTGATGATATTGCGCTGCGCAACATTACCAAGCCAGCGCGCGATCTTAAAACCAATCCAAAGGATCAATAGCGCAAATATAGCCTTAATCACATAGGGCATCGCCATTTGACCATAATGCATTAAATTCTCTGGCGAGAAAAAGGCAACAGCCTCTGCCACATCCGCCGTAATTGTTTCATTTTCCATAAGTCTCTCTCCTTAACTATCGCCAGTCTTAGCGCAATAAGCCTTCACAGACCATAGCGCGCCTAAACCTAGGCTG from Fretibacter rubidus encodes:
- a CDS encoding alpha/beta hydrolase family protein, with product MKLKVFNFAIIFLLSIVLWVVGPQPLFAQQTLYPSHFVVGNPYSNFDLSPDGRKVVITDNSLRQTRVLIKSVDPNTADRFLDINDARPLAAQWATNERLIVPVMTVTDMKLPKGIYAVHDNKRDKYLRNIVTARMPAIDEDGSNPVMMFEKTSKALQLNINLAQLVSPLIKDPDHIIMSAFDKTLGVYKVNIQTGKAKRLSAGRSDTRAWHVNPDGIPNMRIDARDDFRKARVYARLDGTKRWKKIKTIEHQDIRGIIPLPAMDDPNAFYIAARPDGQDRTGIYHYYPDNGRFGDPVFTHPNYDLDSPVFSASGDYMGARYIENRKIYDSQNDVHTQAMARLRLELRDDISVDILDTSDDMSVWLISLSGPTEPGRVAIFNIKTAALTTIHIINSKLKPKDLTVPKPVNFTARDGTPLSGYLTRKNGVAASAPLIVMPHGGPESRDYWSYDLIAQYFVSQGYQIFQPNFRGSSGFGEAFVKAGHREWGGLMQDDITDGVQHLIATGQANQGNICIAGSSYGGYAALMGAVKTPALYNCAVAINAPSDFGRYD
- a CDS encoding glutathione S-transferase family protein, producing the protein MTHASITALTLHHYPLSRSVRVKWLLHEILSTEDGGDGFATVRVPLMQGGQFADDFIKKNPNHGVPVLDVTYADETTQSIYESGAIMIWLADAYADHGLAPAVTDLRARADYLQMIQLGASWMDMMLWQIRLNEDLLPRGVRSEALAQFNRDKIKNEIEPQLAARLSAHAYICGEQFTAADCMTGHNVGWARAYGLCQGDVFTQYRSRLSKRDAFVKAYADGDSFGT
- a CDS encoding alpha/beta hydrolase family protein, which gives rise to MKTVFRAIFILIVWIIAAPIVAAQTLPDVDDLLGRAGYGSFDLSPTGDFLVIADQRKKNTHKLLIMDMNNRANVKALGVGDGRLNWARWATDDRLIVSLTITQMVKLPSSGGPPRLIPGRIYTRLLSMNKDGCDVVGLFKDADADIRESRNLATLTSILPGDPDHVLIPVDTGVSTLYRVNINDGSATPVEEGKENTFAWSVDSQGRPIARYDYTMGGTYVAVYGRLDNGKWRHMGSVKTRDLNTFRVIAGTDQPGVLLVSATPDGTDKAGVYRYNMKRKSYDAALSVNAKVDLYGTLLDNAGRYIAATYFDDRLRYDFVDPAMDVHFSAVDKHFGGRYTVRIESISESGKRWLLHVQSPQEPGAYYDYELITGRVEFITDTHPRLDRKALGKSEAVSYAARDGLSIHGYLHNPPTGFGANPPLVVLPHGGPEARDYFDYDPIVAFLTSRGYRVFQPNFRGSSGYGKAFVEAGYREWGAAMQDDITDGVEHLIKAGKATRGNICIIGASYGGYAALMGAIRTPQLFNCAASINGVTDLIDIMDYDAEKFGKKSYAYKDILKKLGKPTSNKKELQARSPLYRAEEIKIPLLLIHGERDSVVPIDQSDDLATAMKAAGGDVTYVKMPSLTHNLLLTFYHKDLTRDQYYAGYEALFETLDTFLSEHLRR
- the yghU gene encoding glutathione-dependent disulfide-bond oxidoreductase gives rise to the protein MTKAKTNAQTLSDYTPPKVWTWEQGGDGNRFANINRPISGATHEKDLPVGKHPLQLYSLGTPNGVKVTVMLEELLEAGHTGADYDAWLINIMDGDQFSSGFVGANPNSKIPALMDHSVEGGPQRVFESGSILFYLAEKFGAFLPTEPSARAETMSWLMWQMGSAPYLGGGFGHFYAYAPMKIEYAINRFAMEVKREMDVLDKRLADNEFIAGKDLTIADFAIYPWYGGLARGLLYDSKEFLDVESYTHVLRWAKQLAARPAVKRGQLVNRTWDDKGIKERHSADDFAGRN
- a CDS encoding aldo/keto reductase family oxidoreductase — translated: MMRLGNSDLRVGPVAYGCWRFTQSTTAQADRKIRTAIDNGLTLIDTADIYGIGEVSPGGHDGFGAAEAVLGDVLAGSPDLRAQMVLATKGGIDAVRPYDSTYDYLTAAIDASLTRLQTDYVDLYQIHRPDLTTPMAETARALNDMVQAGKVRYVGVSNFTPAQTRALSAHLDAPLMTTQPEFSAMHQDPITDGTLDLCMEMGMSALAWSPLAGGALATGKGANVDVITVIDRIAARENTDRSTVALAFTMGHGADVIPIIGTQNLDRIKQAAKASTMPLSARDWYDIVEAYRGEGMP